In Erigeron canadensis isolate Cc75 chromosome 6, C_canadensis_v1, whole genome shotgun sequence, the following are encoded in one genomic region:
- the LOC122604147 gene encoding receptor protein kinase CLAVATA1-like, with product MKIISETFCIIIFPLLLLEFSSGYSDLDALLKLKASMLWTPTGSGLYDWKVPSTNNVSGSSNISHCSFSGVSCDENSRVTSLNISNTPLSGTIPKEIGILNKLVNLTLVSNNLTGELPLEMSNLTMIRFIDLSSNLFTGEIPGVVVAGMTKLEAFDVYDNNFSGKLPVEFAKLKNLRTLSLRGNIFHGEIPDEYSEFPNLKMLDLAGNDLSGRIPGSLSNISTLKELFLGYTSFEGRLPKEFGSFKTLQLLDLAFCNLSGQIPGSLGNLNMLLTLYLFGNNFIGEIPQSLSGLVSLKSLDLSECQLTSGIPESFSELKNLKLLNLFGNHLAGPVPPFIGDLPNLEVLQLWDNNFTSSLPENLGRNGKLRVLDVTQNRFTGMIPQDLCKGGNLQELILIENSFFGPLPAQLGFCYSLANIRINDNYFNGSIPIGVFSLPSLINLDLRNNNFSGELPAEKYGPSLESILISNNSITGKIPSGISGSDHLRMLLLELNNFVGELPDEIFNLYSLYKINLSGNNITGVIPDSIGNCSGLITIDFSHNNIYGEIPRGFMNLVSLSNLNLSRNRLMGEIPVILGHINSLTTLDLSYNNLSGVVPSDGRLQEFSDAIFAGNPNLSLPNTIHCPHKSKDHKRNSNIKSKLLIILITTVSLFTTLILFGALVCIIQVKKKCGNNKSETWKLTTFQNLGFKVEDIVECLKEDNVIGKGGAGTVYRALMPNGVDVAIKRLHGRDYGFDAEIKTLGRYKHRNIVRLLGFVTKGEINLLIYEYMSNGSLGDILHGPGGEYVQWEVRYKIAVDVAKGLCYLHHDCSPMIIHRDVKSNNILLDSDFEAHVADFGLAKFLRRSGTSDYMSCIAGSYGYIAPEYVHTLKVDEKSDVYSFGVVLLVLISGKKAVGEFGDGVEIVKWVRDTISKIPHPTDSSVVLSLLDSRLSGYNLSSVADVLKISMMCVRYESTTRPSMREVVYMLTNNPPLEATLVA from the exons ATGAAGATTATTTCTGAAACTTTTTGCATTATTATCTTCCCACTACTTCTTCTTGAGTTCTCAAGTGGGTATTCAGATCTTGATGCTCTCTTGAAGCTCAAAGCTTCAATGTTATGGACCCCAACAGGGTCCGGGTTATACGACTGGAAAGTACCCAGCACTAACAATGTTTCCGGCAGTTCCAATATCTCACATTGTTCATTCTCTGGAGTTTCGTGTGATGAAAACTCACGTGTTACGTCGCTCAACATATCCAATACTCCTCTATCTGGAACTATCCCTAAAGAGATTGGCATTCTAAACAAGCTTGTTAATCTCACCCTCGTATCTAATAATCTAACGGGTGAACTTCCGTTGGAGATGAGCAATCTTACTATGATCAGGTTTATTGATTTATCCTCTAATCTATTTACTGGTGAGATCCCTGGCGTAGTCGTGGCAGGAATGACTAAGCTAGAGGCGTTCGACGTTTATGATAACAATTTCAGTGGGAAACTGCCAGTGGAGTTTGCTAAGTTGAAGAATTTGAGGACACTTTCACTACGAGGTAATATCTTCCATGGGGAAATTCCTGATGAATACTCGGAGTTTCCAAATTTAAAGATGCTAGATTTGGCAGGAAACGACCTTTCAGGAAGGATTCCGGGGAGCTTGTCAAATATATCGACTCTTAAAGAGCTTTTCCTTGGATATACTAGCTTTGAAGGTAGATTACCAAAAGAATTTGGTTCTTTCAAGACGTTACAACTTCTTGACCTGGCATTTTGTAATCTATCCGGACAAATTCCAGGCAGCCTTGGGAATCTTAACATGTTACTTACACTTTATTTGTTTGGAAACAATTTCATCGGTGAGATTCCACAAAGCCTGTCAGGATTAGTGAGTTTGAAATCGCTTGATTTGTCCGAGTGTCAGCTTACGAGTGGGATACCCGAGAGTTTTTCAGAATTGAAGAATTTAAAATTACTGAATTTGTTTGGTAACCATCTGGCGG GTCCTGTCCCTCCTTTTATAGGAGATCTCCCGAATCTAGAGGTGCTCCAGTTATGGGACAACAATTTTACGTCGTCACTTCCAGAGAATCTTGGCCGTAATGGCAAGCTACGAGTACTTGACGTCACACAAAACCGCTTCACTGGAATGATTCCGCAAGATTTGTGCAAAGGAG GGAATTTACAAGAATTGATTCTAATCGAAAATTCGTTCTTTGGGCCACTACCTGCTCAACTTGGCTTTTGTTATTCATTGGCGAATATACGAATTAACGATAATTACTTCAACGGATCTATTCCAATTGGCGTCTTCAGTTTGCCGTCACTCATCAATCTTGATCTCCGTAATAATAATTTCAGCGGGGAACTTCCTGCCGAAAAGTATGGTCCTTCTCTTGAAAGTATCTTGATATCCAACAATAGCATCACAGGTAAAATACCTTCTGGGATAAGTGGTTCCGATCATCTACGAATGCTCTTGCTCGAATTAAATAACTTCGTTGGTGAACTACCCGAtgaaatatttaatttgtatagTTTGTATAAGATTAACCTCAGTGGTAACAATATCACTGGTGTCATTCCAGATTCCATTGGTAATTGTTCGGGTTTGATTACCATAGATTTTAGCCATAATAACATATATGGTGAAATTCCGAGAGGTTTCATGAACTTGGTTAGCTTGAGCAACCTTAATCTTTCAAGAAACAGACTAATGGGAGAGATTCCGGTCATATTAGGTCACATTAACAGCTTGACGACGTTAGATCTTTCGTATAATAACTTGTCGGGTGTAGTCCCTTCTGACGGACGACTACAAGAGTTCAGTGATGCGATATTTGCTGGAAACCCTAACCTTTCTTTACCAAATACAATTCACTGCCCACACAAATCTAAAGATCACAAGCGAAATTCAAACATCAAATCAAAACTCTTGATCATCCTAATCACCACAGTTTCCTTATTCACGACATTGATATTGTTCGGTGCATTAGTATGTATCATACAAGTAAAAAAGAAATGTGGCAATAATAAATCTGAAACATGGAAGCTTACCACATTTCAGAACTTGGGATTTAAAGTTGAAGACATTGTAGAGTGCTTGAAAGAAGATAACGTGATTGGGAAAGGTGGTGCTGGAACCGTGTATCGTGCTTTGATGCCCAACGGTGTTGATGTTGCTATCAAGCGTCTACATGGACGAGACTATGGGTTTGATGCAGAGATCAAAACATTAGGAAGATATAAGCACCGGAACATAGTGAGATTACTTGGATTCGTAACAAAAGGAGAAATCAATCTTCTAATTTACGAGTACATGTCTAATGGGAGTTTAGGTGACATTTTGCATGGACCGGGTGGGGAATATGTGCAATGGGAAGTAAGGTACAAAATTGCCGTGGATGTGGCAAAGGGATTATGTTACCTTCACCACGATTGCTCACCGATGATCATACATCGAGATGTGAAATCGAATAACATACTGTTGGATTCTGACTTTGAGGCTCATGTTGCTGATTTTGGTCTGGCCAAGTTCTTGAGACGCTCTGGTACTTCCGATTACATGTCATGCATTGCTGGATCATACGGATATATTGCACCAG AGTATGTACACACCTTGAAGGTAGATGAAAAAAGTGATGTCTACAGTTTTGGAGTTGTGCTTCTTGTACTGATATCAGGTAAAAAAGCGGTGGGGGAGTTTGGTGATGGGGTGGAGATTGTCAAATGGGTTAGAGATACGATTTCAAAGATTCCTCACCCAACAGATTCTTCGGTCGTGTTGTCTTTATTGGATTCGAGGCTCAGTGGTTACAATCTCTCAAGTGTGGCAGATGTGTTAAAGATCTCGATGATGTGCGTGAGATACGAGAGCACAACTAGGCCTAGCATGAGGGAAGTCGTTTACATGTTAACAAATAATCCTCCGTTGGAGGCCACACTTGTTGCATAA